Proteins encoded in a region of the Alphaproteobacteria bacterium genome:
- a CDS encoding ABC transporter substrate-binding protein, translating into MKRVFHASLAAIAGAAILGAAMFSGMLSESAEAADNSTLRVGVYAKAPSRGNPYGGGGVPSIYWWDPIFDGFTRVNDKGQTVPWLAESWELVNATTWRFKLRQDVVFTNGEKMNADAAVATIMWMISDVGRATPGGRESRGITGATKVDDYTLDITTEKPMPLLAGTVSRAYVVAPKAWADMGIQGYSANPATSGAYKVKSWNDSGAEFVAYENTWRPPKIPTLKYVELPESAARLQALVSEQIDLAVLIAPDDVPVVRDAGQTSFTFSSPNIMNMVLMTEDYKKAYGEKGSPFKDKRVRLAMNMAIDRQAIVDNLLAGQSKPANQPANPATFGYNPDLPLYEYNPTKAKALLAEAGYPNGFELIAEIIPGAIPRDVEIYSYLAESFGKIGVKVDMRQIPFADWLKKFIGGGWEGAATGFSAFVDPHMDASRPFTNFSCYKQPNPLICIDDFMPLLDAQGQEMDRSKREAMLKELMAKSHNDALSLPILLGVDIYGATKRLKNFEYWNRVILWERMTLEGA; encoded by the coding sequence ATGAAGCGGGTTTTTCACGCGTCCCTTGCAGCAATCGCCGGTGCAGCGATCCTCGGTGCAGCGATGTTCTCCGGCATGCTAAGCGAATCGGCCGAAGCCGCCGACAACAGCACACTTCGAGTCGGCGTCTATGCGAAGGCCCCATCGCGAGGCAACCCCTACGGCGGCGGCGGCGTTCCCAGCATTTACTGGTGGGACCCGATCTTCGACGGATTCACCCGCGTCAATGACAAGGGCCAAACGGTGCCCTGGTTGGCGGAGAGCTGGGAACTCGTCAACGCTACAACGTGGCGATTCAAGCTCCGCCAAGATGTTGTGTTTACCAATGGCGAAAAAATGAATGCCGATGCGGCAGTAGCGACGATCATGTGGATGATCTCCGATGTGGGCCGCGCCACACCGGGTGGCCGCGAGTCACGAGGCATCACCGGTGCTACCAAGGTCGATGACTACACCCTCGACATCACGACCGAGAAACCGATGCCGCTGCTCGCAGGAACGGTATCGCGCGCCTACGTCGTGGCACCCAAGGCCTGGGCTGACATGGGCATCCAAGGATACTCGGCCAATCCGGCGACCTCGGGAGCTTACAAGGTCAAAAGCTGGAACGACTCGGGTGCCGAATTTGTTGCCTACGAGAATACGTGGCGCCCCCCCAAGATTCCCACGCTCAAGTATGTCGAGTTGCCCGAATCGGCGGCCCGTCTGCAGGCGCTAGTGTCGGAGCAAATCGACCTCGCTGTCTTGATTGCACCGGATGACGTCCCGGTCGTACGTGATGCCGGTCAGACCTCGTTCACATTCTCGTCGCCCAATATCATGAACATGGTGTTGATGACCGAGGACTATAAGAAGGCCTACGGAGAGAAGGGTTCGCCCTTCAAGGACAAACGCGTCCGACTGGCCATGAACATGGCGATCGACCGTCAGGCCATCGTCGATAACCTACTCGCCGGTCAGAGCAAACCGGCAAACCAACCGGCCAACCCGGCCACCTTTGGCTACAATCCCGATCTACCGCTCTACGAGTACAACCCGACTAAGGCGAAGGCTCTGCTTGCCGAGGCCGGCTATCCCAACGGCTTCGAGTTGATCGCGGAAATCATTCCGGGCGCCATCCCGCGCGACGTGGAGATCTACAGCTACCTTGCTGAGTCGTTCGGCAAGATCGGCGTCAAAGTCGATATGCGTCAGATTCCGTTCGCGGACTGGCTCAAGAAGTTTATCGGTGGTGGTTGGGAAGGCGCCGCAACCGGTTTCTCCGCCTTTGTGGACCCGCATATGGACGCGTCACGGCCGTTCACCAACTTCTCCTGCTACAAGCAGCCAAACCCGTTGATCTGCATCGACGACTTTATGCCGCTGCTCGATGCTCAGGGTCAGGAGATGGACCGCAGCAAACGTGAGGCGATGCTGAAGGAACTCATGGCAAAATCGCACAACGATGCACTAAGCCTGCCGATCCTGCTTGGTGTCGATATCTACGGTGCAACCAAACGGCTCAAGAACTTCGAATACTGGAACCGCGTTATCCTCTGGGAGAGGATGACCCTGGAAGGCGCTTAA
- a CDS encoding ATP-binding protein: MLDLITDRVRRLGPVLAALAVTAISVAVSALATGATMILLDADPFPALYLAIGTPFVLALPITLVAFGALERANDARAQVAHSEAAAQAAQATLSDALENIPNPTMILGPDERIQFRNRAWRRYYPELEEVVQLGMRYEDIVRTVLESGLWDPMGPREEILEKRLGQYRTAVGNVVQELADGRFILANTSRSRDGGTILTHTDITDLKRIDRLKDEFVSMVSHELRTPITSIKGSLDMLATALKDGREIDVSQFVDIANRNAERMLAIVNDILLAQGIQAGGVAFDVKPTPMVPLVQKILSANAGFADRFGVAFRLHDGPTEACASVDADRFGQVLTNLLSNAAKFAPRDSTVEVSVRRLADRVEVSVHDEGPGIPKEYHERVFERFWRADTAATSGVPGTGLGLSIARQMVEGMGGHLDVESELGKGTTFRCSLPLALEPESSALN, from the coding sequence TTGCTTGATCTGATCACCGACAGGGTTCGCCGGTTGGGGCCAGTCCTCGCGGCGCTCGCCGTAACGGCTATCTCGGTCGCAGTTTCCGCCCTGGCGACAGGCGCGACAATGATCTTGCTCGACGCTGATCCATTCCCCGCACTCTATCTCGCGATTGGGACACCCTTTGTGCTGGCGTTACCAATAACCCTTGTAGCGTTCGGGGCGCTCGAGCGGGCCAACGACGCCCGAGCCCAGGTGGCCCACAGTGAGGCCGCGGCGCAGGCGGCCCAGGCCACCCTGAGCGATGCGCTCGAAAACATTCCGAACCCAACCATGATCCTGGGGCCGGATGAGCGGATACAGTTTCGTAACCGAGCGTGGCGGCGCTACTACCCGGAACTGGAAGAGGTCGTTCAGCTCGGCATGCGCTACGAGGATATTGTTCGTACCGTCCTCGAATCGGGCCTGTGGGATCCGATGGGGCCGCGCGAAGAGATACTGGAAAAGCGCCTGGGTCAATACCGCACCGCCGTGGGAAACGTCGTTCAAGAACTTGCGGACGGGCGCTTCATCCTGGCCAATACCAGCCGCTCGCGCGACGGCGGGACGATCCTCACCCATACCGACATCACCGATCTCAAACGGATCGACCGTTTGAAGGACGAGTTCGTCTCGATGGTCAGTCACGAACTGCGCACGCCGATTACATCGATCAAAGGTTCCCTCGATATGTTGGCAACCGCACTTAAGGACGGACGCGAGATCGACGTGTCCCAATTCGTCGATATCGCGAACCGAAACGCCGAACGCATGCTGGCGATCGTCAACGACATCCTCCTCGCCCAGGGGATTCAGGCGGGCGGCGTGGCGTTCGATGTGAAACCGACGCCAATGGTGCCGTTGGTGCAGAAAATCCTGAGTGCAAACGCCGGATTTGCCGATCGGTTCGGGGTCGCGTTTCGATTGCACGACGGACCTACCGAAGCATGCGCCAGCGTCGATGCGGACCGTTTCGGTCAAGTTCTGACTAACCTGCTATCCAACGCCGCAAAGTTCGCCCCCCGCGACAGTACCGTCGAGGTTTCCGTACGCCGCTTGGCCGACCGCGTTGAGGTCTCTGTTCACGATGAGGGTCCCGGTATTCCGAAGGAATATCACGAGCGGGTATTCGAACGGTTCTGGCGCGCCGACACCGCTGCCACCAGCGGCGTCCCCGGCACCGGTCTTGGTCTGAGCATTGCCCGTCAGATGGTCGAAGGGATGGGCGGTCACCTCGATGTGGAATCCGAACTCGGAAAGGGTACGACCTTTCGTTGTTCTTTACCGTTGGCCTTGGAGCCTGAGTCCTCCGCTTTGAACTAG
- a CDS encoding GNAT family N-acetyltransferase produces the protein MTEGNLTFARLPDIPPGAITAHMSDPRVAAHLPLLTFEWDQHALREFVAAKEKYWHRDGLGHWAILLDGAYVGWGGFQKEGDEWDFGLVLKPDRFGLGVRIARKAIAFAQADERIPFVTFLVPPSRKHLGGLARLGARFVGEVVHEGAAFLKFRLETT, from the coding sequence ATGACTGAAGGCAACCTCACCTTCGCGCGATTGCCCGACATACCGCCGGGCGCGATCACCGCCCACATGTCCGATCCCCGAGTCGCGGCGCACCTGCCCCTGCTCACCTTCGAGTGGGACCAGCACGCGCTGAGAGAGTTCGTCGCCGCCAAAGAAAAATACTGGCACCGTGACGGCCTCGGCCATTGGGCCATCCTATTGGACGGCGCCTATGTCGGCTGGGGCGGATTTCAGAAGGAGGGCGACGAGTGGGATTTCGGGCTGGTGCTCAAGCCCGACCGCTTTGGACTTGGTGTGCGGATCGCCAGGAAAGCCATCGCGTTTGCCCAGGCGGACGAGCGGATTCCGTTTGTGACGTTCCTCGTGCCGCCCTCGCGCAAACATCTGGGTGGGCTCGCGCGCCTTGGCGCCCGGTTTGTCGGCGAGGTCGTGCACGAGGGGGCCGCGTTTTTGAAGTTCCGACTCGAGACGACATGA
- a CDS encoding DMT family transporter — MAHDDTTGEQNAAADPAAPAAWGKPDAGSLAMLFVLGLSFALILVLNRVAADNGLPFIPYVFWQSLGAGVILFALAALFGGLPTRQWAHVRVYIVTATLNFTVPYLIFAFVAAKVPSGILSLGLSLVPVTIYALALIFRLDRFRLVRFGGIVLGLVGVLFVLLPSTSLPAPEMVGWVVLGFAAPFCYALNAVCVAMLRPPEGSSVQFAAGLTFFGSVSMLVVMAVTGEWWAFGGAFGDGHWATLIAMANNALAFYLIFELIKRAGPVFFSMVNYIATLVGIGVGIWIFGDANSLWIWAALVLIGVSLVLVNLSPVRRA, encoded by the coding sequence ATGGCACACGACGATACGACAGGCGAACAGAATGCGGCGGCGGATCCCGCGGCGCCGGCGGCCTGGGGCAAACCCGATGCCGGTTCGCTGGCCATGCTGTTCGTGCTGGGCCTCTCGTTTGCACTGATCCTGGTCCTCAACCGTGTCGCCGCCGACAACGGGCTACCTTTCATTCCGTATGTGTTTTGGCAATCGCTGGGCGCAGGCGTCATCCTGTTTGCCTTGGCGGCCCTTTTTGGCGGCCTGCCGACGCGGCAATGGGCCCATGTGCGCGTGTACATCGTTACGGCGACGCTCAATTTCACCGTTCCCTATCTGATCTTCGCGTTTGTCGCGGCCAAGGTGCCCTCCGGAATTCTTAGCCTCGGGCTCTCGCTGGTCCCGGTGACCATCTATGCGTTGGCGTTGATCTTCCGGCTCGACCGATTCCGGCTTGTCCGCTTTGGCGGCATCGTTCTGGGGCTGGTGGGCGTGCTGTTTGTGCTGCTGCCCTCGACGAGCCTCCCCGCGCCGGAAATGGTGGGGTGGGTCGTACTCGGCTTCGCCGCGCCGTTCTGCTACGCACTGAACGCGGTATGTGTCGCGATGCTGCGCCCGCCCGAGGGCAGTTCGGTTCAGTTCGCCGCCGGCCTGACGTTCTTCGGCTCGGTGTCCATGCTGGTCGTCATGGCGGTGACCGGCGAATGGTGGGCCTTCGGCGGCGCGTTCGGCGACGGCCATTGGGCCACGCTGATCGCGATGGCCAACAACGCTCTCGCCTTCTACTTGATTTTCGAACTGATCAAGCGCGCCGGCCCCGTGTTTTTCTCAATGGTCAACTACATCGCGACGCTGGTCGGAATCGGCGTTGGTATTTGGATCTTCGGCGACGCCAACAGCCTGTGGATTTGGGCAGCGTTGGTGTTGATCGGCGTGAGCCTAGTCCTGGTCAACCTATCGCCGGTCCGCCGGGCGTGA
- a CDS encoding DUF1289 domain-containing protein: MRTPVQTVSPCISVCQMNMRTGQCKGCYRTLEEIGAWRVADPARQREILLTIAQRMRDDLKPDRHERKVRLSARLRAAGVID; this comes from the coding sequence ATGAGGACGCCCGTCCAAACCGTATCCCCCTGCATTTCCGTCTGTCAGATGAACATGCGAACGGGGCAATGCAAGGGGTGCTATCGCACCCTGGAGGAAATCGGCGCATGGCGGGTGGCGGATCCGGCGCGCCAACGGGAGATCCTGCTGACAATCGCCCAACGAATGCGCGACGACCTCAAACCGGATCGCCATGAGCGCAAGGTCCGCCTTTCGGCACGGTTGCGCGCCGCCGGGGTAATCGACTAG
- a CDS encoding class I SAM-dependent methyltransferase, whose product MEQQQVATFSGFGRHGISPETVHDEDARSNFMMDLYRHLGAKAGPGRRDVFEKRVKPAFVQEHGRAPKDRHEVRKAVQNDPYFQYWGHLRVLANQTLFYENGRTVERQLDTLIEKAKPRAREKGHLDLDPNFKVPKYQAPLDMHWMPGSFFTETAEGDVAAGAMYDSGGLYVMTSGNLGPLGDGGAYSVVNYLREKYPDFTPTRILDQGCTVGHNTLPFKEAWPKADVIGIDIGAPVLRYAHARAEAMNYDVTFAQQNAEHTKYEDESFDFIVSTMFLHETSRKAVHNIIAEGYRLLKPGGLMLHVEQPPFRWFADPFDQYVRDWDTHNNNEPFWGPMHDMDLEEVAVAGGFKRKDVIQEMAQLIKPTKTDNYAKGPGEWYVFAAWKR is encoded by the coding sequence ATGGAGCAACAACAGGTCGCGACGTTTAGCGGGTTTGGACGCCACGGGATCAGTCCCGAAACGGTGCACGACGAAGACGCGCGCAGCAATTTCATGATGGACCTCTACCGTCATCTCGGTGCCAAGGCGGGGCCGGGCCGCCGCGACGTGTTCGAGAAACGGGTCAAGCCAGCCTTCGTTCAGGAACATGGCCGTGCGCCCAAGGATCGGCACGAGGTCCGCAAGGCGGTCCAAAACGACCCCTATTTCCAGTACTGGGGCCACCTTCGCGTACTGGCCAACCAGACGCTGTTCTACGAAAACGGCCGCACGGTGGAGCGCCAGCTCGATACCCTGATCGAAAAAGCGAAACCGCGGGCGCGGGAAAAGGGCCATCTCGATCTCGACCCGAATTTCAAGGTGCCGAAGTACCAAGCCCCCCTGGACATGCACTGGATGCCAGGCAGCTTCTTTACTGAAACTGCCGAGGGCGATGTCGCCGCCGGGGCGATGTACGACTCGGGCGGTCTCTATGTGATGACCTCGGGTAATCTTGGGCCCCTGGGGGACGGCGGCGCCTATTCGGTCGTCAATTATTTGCGCGAGAAGTACCCCGATTTCACGCCGACGCGGATCCTCGACCAGGGGTGCACGGTGGGCCACAACACGTTGCCGTTCAAGGAGGCTTGGCCCAAGGCCGACGTCATCGGGATCGATATCGGCGCACCGGTTTTGCGTTACGCCCATGCCCGGGCAGAAGCGATGAACTACGACGTGACCTTCGCGCAGCAAAATGCCGAACACACCAAGTACGAAGACGAAAGCTTCGACTTCATTGTCTCGACAATGTTCCTACACGAAACGTCGCGCAAAGCCGTCCACAACATCATTGCCGAGGGCTATCGTTTGCTGAAGCCCGGCGGGTTGATGTTGCATGTCGAGCAGCCGCCGTTCCGCTGGTTTGCCGATCCGTTCGATCAGTACGTGCGCGACTGGGATACCCATAACAACAACGAACCGTTCTGGGGTCCGATGCACGATATGGACCTCGAAGAGGTCGCCGTTGCCGGTGGCTTCAAGCGCAAGGATGTCATCCAGGAGATGGCTCAATTGATCAAGCCAACCAAAACCGACAACTACGCCAAAGGGCCCGGCGAGTGGTACGTCTTCGCGGCGTGGAAGCGCTAG
- the speA gene encoding biosynthetic arginine decarboxylase, whose translation MGWTVEDSEALYRINWWGEGYFGVDDKGRLQVLPVVDNRNVTIAVQEVVDELRQQNVQFPIVLRFHDILRNRVEELNKVFATAIEEAGYSGHYRGVYPIKVNQMREVVDEIVDAGRPHNYGLEAGSKAELMAVLTYDVGPEALIICNGYKDDDFLRLALLGNKIGRKVVVVIEKTSEISPLLRLAAEMQVRPIIGLRTKMRAKAEGRWSESSGEHAKFGLTTSEILNAIDHIADSGYGDCVQLLHFHIGSQLSDIRYVNDATQEAARIYARLRKRGVPLNYLDVGGGLAVDYDGSRTSGHSSMNYSLAEYVRSVIQNVQSICDHEDVAHPNLVSESGRAIAAHHSCVIMRVIGEISSNTNGFDTAPVEDEHDLIAAMRAAHAEVLEQENYQESYNRVSRLLGDVLDGFKLGIIRLEELAKAETLYWQVMRAVAEGIRSQEDVSGDLRGIDEILASQYLCNFSLFQSAADTWAIDQILPLVPLTRLNEEPTRNCTIADITCDSDGKIDHFIGEQGARPTVPLHPLRAGEDYYVGLFLTGAYQDVMGDMHNLFGRLNEAHVFCDDDDPTDFYVEEVIQGTSAAQVLNIMQYNPSAMAERVKKAVDGEVRAGNIRPRDGVGLVDLYEACLNNTTYLR comes from the coding sequence ATGGGTTGGACGGTTGAAGATTCGGAAGCTCTATACCGGATCAACTGGTGGGGCGAGGGTTACTTCGGTGTCGACGATAAGGGGCGGTTGCAAGTTCTGCCTGTGGTCGACAATCGCAACGTCACGATTGCCGTCCAAGAGGTGGTCGACGAACTGAGACAACAGAACGTTCAGTTTCCAATCGTCTTACGGTTCCATGACATCCTCAGGAACCGGGTCGAGGAGCTCAACAAGGTCTTTGCCACCGCGATCGAAGAGGCGGGTTACAGCGGCCACTACCGCGGCGTTTATCCGATCAAGGTCAACCAAATGCGCGAGGTCGTGGACGAGATCGTCGACGCGGGCCGGCCGCATAATTACGGGCTGGAAGCCGGGTCGAAGGCGGAACTGATGGCGGTGTTGACCTACGATGTCGGCCCGGAGGCCTTGATTATCTGCAATGGGTACAAGGACGACGACTTTCTGCGGCTGGCGCTCCTAGGCAACAAGATCGGCCGCAAGGTAGTCGTCGTGATCGAAAAAACGTCGGAGATCTCGCCGCTCCTAAGGCTTGCCGCTGAAATGCAGGTCCGGCCCATCATCGGATTGCGCACAAAAATGCGTGCCAAGGCGGAGGGGCGATGGAGCGAATCGAGCGGCGAGCACGCTAAATTCGGGCTGACCACCTCGGAAATCCTCAACGCCATAGACCATATCGCCGACAGCGGTTACGGCGACTGTGTTCAGCTTCTCCACTTCCACATCGGCAGCCAGCTTTCCGATATTCGCTACGTCAACGATGCCACCCAGGAAGCGGCCCGGATATACGCACGGCTGCGCAAACGCGGCGTACCGTTGAACTATTTGGACGTCGGCGGCGGCCTCGCCGTCGACTATGACGGCAGCCGGACGAGTGGGCACTCCTCGATGAACTATTCGCTCGCCGAATATGTCCGCAGTGTCATCCAGAACGTCCAAAGCATTTGCGACCATGAAGACGTTGCCCACCCCAATTTGGTCAGCGAAAGCGGGCGCGCAATCGCCGCTCATCATTCGTGCGTCATCATGAGAGTGATCGGCGAAATATCGAGCAACACGAACGGTTTCGATACCGCGCCGGTCGAGGATGAACACGATTTGATCGCCGCGATGCGAGCAGCGCACGCGGAAGTCCTCGAACAAGAAAACTATCAAGAGTCCTACAACCGTGTGTCGCGGTTGCTGGGTGACGTACTCGACGGATTCAAACTGGGCATCATTCGCCTTGAGGAACTGGCCAAAGCGGAAACCCTTTACTGGCAGGTCATGCGTGCCGTTGCCGAAGGTATTCGATCCCAGGAGGACGTCTCTGGCGACTTGCGCGGGATCGATGAAATCCTGGCGTCTCAATATCTGTGCAATTTTTCTTTATTTCAGTCCGCTGCAGATACCTGGGCCATCGACCAGATACTGCCGCTGGTTCCGCTCACCCGGCTCAATGAGGAACCCACCCGCAACTGCACGATCGCCGACATCACCTGCGATAGCGACGGCAAGATCGATCACTTCATCGGCGAACAGGGCGCGCGACCTACGGTGCCGCTACATCCGTTGCGCGCCGGCGAGGATTACTACGTCGGCCTTTTCCTGACAGGCGCCTATCAGGACGTGATGGGCGACATGCACAACCTGTTCGGGCGATTGAACGAGGCGCATGTATTTTGCGACGACGACGACCCGACCGACTTCTACGTCGAGGAGGTGATTCAGGGGACGTCAGCCGCACAAGTTCTCAACATCATGCAGTACAACCCCTCGGCCATGGCCGAGCGAGTCAAGAAAGCGGTCGACGGTGAGGTCCGAGCCGGCAATATCCGACCGCGCGACGGCGTCGGTTTGGTCGATCTCTACGAAGCCTGCCTCAACAATACAACGTACCTGCGCTGA
- the speB gene encoding agmatinase: MPDSKLGDQAFRNKALHGRWPEMTYGGALSFLRRRYSRDLAGVDVAVTGIPYDGAVTYRPGARLGPRAVRAASVQLAELKAFPFGFDPFETLAVVDYGDCFIDPHHPETVVETIAAHIDGIVAGGAIPLSIGGDHFATYPILRAIAQHHGPIALVHFDAHCDTWSDDGERFDHGSMFLRAKKEGLIDVTRSCQVGIRTHDDVDHGFEVLTAPWVHRHGIEKTVAAIRARVGGAKTYVTFDIDCLDPAYAPGTGTPVPGGLTSACGLELVRGLAGLDLVGADVMEVSPAYDVSEITALSAATIAHDLLCLLAIAKDAVAAQES; encoded by the coding sequence ATGCCAGACAGCAAGCTAGGCGATCAAGCCTTTCGGAACAAAGCCCTTCATGGTCGCTGGCCGGAAATGACCTATGGCGGGGCGCTGAGTTTTCTCCGCCGCCGCTACAGCCGCGATCTGGCGGGAGTGGACGTTGCCGTAACGGGGATCCCCTATGACGGCGCGGTAACTTATCGTCCCGGCGCCCGGCTGGGGCCGCGGGCGGTTCGGGCGGCTTCGGTCCAGCTTGCCGAATTGAAGGCATTTCCCTTCGGCTTCGATCCGTTCGAGACGCTGGCGGTGGTCGACTACGGGGACTGTTTTATCGATCCCCACCATCCCGAGACCGTCGTCGAAACGATTGCAGCGCATATCGACGGGATCGTCGCTGGCGGCGCGATCCCGTTGTCGATCGGCGGCGATCACTTTGCGACCTACCCGATCCTGCGAGCGATTGCCCAGCACCATGGGCCTATTGCGCTGGTTCATTTCGACGCTCATTGCGACACGTGGAGCGACGACGGTGAGCGATTCGACCATGGTTCGATGTTCCTGCGCGCTAAAAAGGAAGGGCTGATCGATGTCACCCGGTCCTGTCAGGTCGGAATCCGCACCCACGACGATGTCGATCATGGGTTCGAGGTGCTGACTGCGCCTTGGGTACACCGGCACGGGATCGAAAAAACGGTCGCGGCGATCAGGGCACGGGTCGGCGGCGCGAAGACCTACGTCACGTTCGACATCGACTGTCTCGACCCAGCTTACGCGCCGGGGACAGGCACACCTGTGCCCGGCGGTTTGACATCCGCGTGCGGGTTGGAACTTGTTCGCGGGCTCGCTGGCCTTGACCTCGTCGGCGCGGACGTCATGGAAGTGTCGCCGGCCTACGATGTCTCCGAAATCACCGCCCTGAGCGCGGCCACAATAGCTCACGACCTTCTTTGCCTCCTGGCGATCGCCAAGGACGCCGTCGCGGCTCAGGAATCCTAA
- a CDS encoding TQO small subunit DoxD, translated as MMTEPTASAGPLRKIVQVHGRIAARGEKALSGWFVGLSARLLFLAVLLPYYLNSAATKVGPGLFGVFNPTPGAFAQILPPVAERYVYDTAAIPFIPWHAIVIAGTLAEFALPILIVAGLLTRLSALGMIGFVVVQTIVDIAFHGAEAGAWLDRQAVDLFDQRLLWVFPLVMLVAFGAGRVSLDALVLRLKPDWFR; from the coding sequence ATGATGACCGAACCAACGGCATCCGCTGGGCCACTAAGAAAAATCGTTCAGGTGCACGGGCGGATCGCCGCCCGCGGCGAAAAAGCCTTGTCGGGGTGGTTCGTCGGCCTGTCCGCGCGGTTGCTGTTCCTGGCCGTCCTGCTGCCCTACTACCTCAACAGCGCTGCAACAAAGGTTGGACCTGGGTTGTTCGGCGTCTTCAACCCGACACCAGGCGCTTTCGCGCAAATCCTGCCGCCGGTAGCCGAGCGCTACGTTTACGACACCGCCGCGATTCCTTTCATTCCATGGCATGCGATCGTCATTGCTGGCACGTTGGCCGAATTTGCCTTGCCAATCCTCATCGTCGCCGGTTTGCTGACACGCCTCTCGGCACTCGGCATGATCGGGTTCGTGGTGGTTCAAACCATCGTGGATATCGCGTTTCACGGTGCCGAGGCCGGCGCTTGGTTAGACCGTCAGGCGGTGGACCTTTTCGACCAGCGTCTGTTGTGGGTCTTTCCCCTTGTAATGCTCGTTGCCTTCGGCGCGGGGCGCGTTTCGCTCGATGCACTGGTCCTCCGCCTGAAGCCGGACTGGTTCCGCTAA
- a CDS encoding DNA-binding domain-containing protein, with translation MSQTSFHDSFAEALNDADPEACPTWLAGADASRFSVYRNNVHRALGEALADAYPAVERLVGEEFFAATARVFHAQENTRPASLNLHGAGFPNFLDTFPPVQHLVYLADVARIERAWLEALHTADAPTLEAAQVMAELNRADDLTFSPHPATRLIVSSHPAVTIWQANRADAPMPPVEEIFDVPEAALITRPDMAVSVTSIDQASAAFARALFTGTPLAQAYAAALETNTGFDITQALAALLASGALSHIAGD, from the coding sequence ATGAGCCAGACAAGTTTCCACGATAGCTTTGCCGAGGCTCTTAACGATGCGGATCCGGAGGCCTGTCCCACTTGGTTGGCAGGCGCCGACGCGTCACGATTCTCGGTTTACCGCAACAACGTGCACCGCGCCCTCGGCGAAGCGCTCGCCGACGCCTATCCGGCGGTCGAGCGCCTCGTGGGCGAAGAGTTCTTTGCCGCAACGGCGCGCGTGTTCCATGCCCAGGAGAACACCCGCCCGGCGTCGCTCAACCTACACGGCGCAGGCTTTCCTAACTTCCTCGACACTTTTCCGCCGGTTCAGCACCTCGTCTATCTTGCCGACGTCGCTCGGATCGAGCGGGCGTGGCTAGAGGCGTTGCACACGGCAGACGCGCCTACCCTTGAGGCAGCACAGGTGATGGCCGAATTGAACCGCGCGGACGACCTGACTTTTTCGCCGCACCCCGCCACGCGCCTGATCGTCAGTTCGCATCCCGCTGTTACAATTTGGCAGGCCAACCGAGCGGATGCACCGATGCCGCCCGTGGAAGAAATATTCGATGTCCCCGAAGCGGCACTGATCACGCGCCCCGACATGGCTGTCTCAGTGACTTCCATTGACCAAGCATCGGCTGCATTCGCCCGTGCACTGTTTACCGGCACGCCACTTGCCCAGGCCTATGCCGCCGCGCTCGAAACCAACACGGGTTTCGACATTACGCAAGCTTTGGCGGCGCTCCTTGCGTCCGGGGCCCTGTCACATATCGCGGGAGATTAA